CTCGATCCGCCACTTTAATTCCACAGGACTAACTAATTAGAGAGAGACTGTAATAAGTTTAGAGAGAGAGATAACTTAAGCATGTCACTCGTGCATGCATGAAAAGTTACTAGTACTGGTACGTAGTAATAGTGCTGCTAAATGAAAGAGCCTAAGTACATGGATGTGAGCATCCGCTAAGCTAGGGCACCCAAACAAGccactcttcttcttcgtcgatcgaCCTTCTACTGCTGCCACGTACTGTGACTGATCGATCGATCCAACTCTCCAAACAAACACTACTACCTAGCTATGGTCGATCGATGGTGATCACAGCAGAGCACTGAGAGCAATGCTGGCTGGTGCATTTGTTGTTTCAGTGGGAGAGGAAGCTGAAGGGGGAGTAGCCGTTGTCGGAGCCCTGCGACGAGGCGACCATGTCGTGGCCGCCGCCGTTCGCGGGGGCGAACCCGCCGTACGCCGCGTCGGCGCCGCCCCAGAAGCCGGCCACCATGGACGCCAGGTCGTCCACGTCCtcccggaggcccagcccgtaggCGTCGGCGTCGGACACGGAGTAGCGCCGCGCGTCCTGCAGGTCGCCGCCGCGGGGCCGGAGGCAGCTCTCCGGCACCACGCTGCTCAGGTACCCGGAGTTGTCGTCGGCGCTGGGGAAGAGGAAGTCGTGGCCGCTGCTGCCGCGCACGTCCATCGGGCTGCTGGCGCCGTGATCGGCGGCATTGGGCACCGGCATGGAGCACTCGCCCGCGCCGGCGCCCGGGCCCTGCTGGTGGTAGCCGAggccgccgtggccgtggccgtggtggTACGAGCTGCCAATGTGCGGCGCCGCGTGCTGCTGGCCGGCGTACGGCATGGTCGAGGACGCGTAGGCGGCGGGCTGCTGCTGCGCGTGGAACGGCGCGAGGAAGGGCGGGTAGTTGTTGTAGGCGGCGTGCGCGTAGACGAAGTTGGTGCGCGCCTGCGCGCCCTTCATGGAGAGCGCGGCGCGGTCGTAGGCCAGGGCGGCCTCCTGCGCCgtgtcgaaggtgccgagccaGTGCCGCTCCTTGGTGGTCGGGTCGCGTATCTCCGCCGCGTACCGGCCCCACGGCCGCCGGCGCACGCCCAGGAAGCGCCCGGGCTCCTGCGCGCGCCGCCTGCCACGCGGCGCCGGCCTCTCGCTCGGAGACGACGGCGGGGACGGCTGCGGCTGCGGGTGGCCGGCGATCGGCTTCGGCAGCGAATGCTCCGAGAACGCCATCATCTGGGAGgcatggccgccgccgctgccgccgctgctgctgcggatgcTCATGGCAGAACTGAAGTGAAGTGAGGCTGGCTGGCTACTATACTACTGCTCCAGCCTAGCTTGCGCTGTGAGGTGTGAGCTAGCTAGCTTAGGTTGAGGAGGTTGAGGGGGTGGTTGCTGAGACTGTGAGCTTCTAGTGTGTAGTGTGGGTAGTGCTCACTATGGAGGGAGGCAGGGTGGTATTTAAATGGGGAGCTCGGAGGAGGGAGAAGCTAGGAGTGAGAGCACTGTGGATGAGATGGCGTGATAGGGGAGGGGAGTGACATGCATGCGCTGCAGTACACTTGTTTAATTCTAGGAGTAAAAGGAGGGAATGGAATGGAAAGCTCACTGCATGTTTGTATGTATGCACCTTGTGTTTGGATTTGTGTGCCCTAACCTTAGGACCAAAGAGATGAGGAGGAGAATGTTGTGCCAGTCAAACATATAGCTATATATATGTGTCTGTGTATGTGTTGCTAGAAAATAACACTTGGAAGTTAGAATGTTCTACTCTTAGTTTTCATGCACACAATTCATTTATGAATAGTATTATGCATGCTACAATCCTTGCAATTAAGTATTAATTAGTGTCATTTTCAGATATGATTATCTTTGTCATGATTCTAGTCCACTCCAAATTAATCAACCAGCATATGAGTATATGACACACTAGTTGTGAAGCCAGAGCCGATTGAAGCCCCTGCCAAGACAAACTCTTCAATTATATGGCCCTACATGTATAGCTTGTTGTGGCATCTATGTTTGTTGGGCATACTGCCTTGCATGCTTTGATGATTTACTACTGAGTACCAAGTATTGCAAACTAATAAGATGGTGTAAAGATGCCTGCCACTGACAAGAAAAGAAGGGAAAGAAGAGAGCTTGCCTACCTATGCATCAAGCCTTTTGAAGAATTGTAATCTATTTGTTTTGAAAGAGACAATTTGCAATCTATGCTCCAAGATACTAGTACTACAATAGCTATTATGATACATGCCAAAATGCTACACAATTATGTGCTTTTTTACACTCTGACCATATGGCTTTGCTTTCTTATGTGTCCATGTGCTTGCTTGCGCAATACGTGCAAACTAGAATGAACATAGGAGAAAGTTGCCCCTTTGTCTTCCCTatgagcatctccaacaggcgcgcttcGCCTTGGCGCGGTATAATTCTTTTACAGCATCAAAATAGTCTTTTTGCGCGCGGG
This region of Triticum aestivum cultivar Chinese Spring chromosome 2D, IWGSC CS RefSeq v2.1, whole genome shotgun sequence genomic DNA includes:
- the LOC123048754 gene encoding ethylene-responsive transcription factor FZP, translating into MSIRSSSGGSGGGHASQMMAFSEHSLPKPIAGHPQPQPSPPSSPSERPAPRGRRRAQEPGRFLGVRRRPWGRYAAEIRDPTTKERHWLGTFDTAQEAALAYDRAALSMKGAQARTNFVYAHAAYNNYPPFLAPFHAQQQPAAYASSTMPYAGQQHAAPHIGSSYHHGHGHGGLGYHQQGPGAGAGECSMPVPNAADHGASSPMDVRGSSGHDFLFPSADDNSGYLSSVVPESCLRPRGGDLQDARRYSVSDADAYGLGLREDVDDLASMVAGFWGGADAAYGGFAPANGGGHDMVASSQGSDNGYSPFSFLSH